In Synechococcus sp. PCC 6312, one genomic interval encodes:
- a CDS encoding Crp/Fnr family transcriptional regulator: METGDFSKLFPLFDTGSAEALGGMLGVAWQNEYPANRAILIEDAWGNAVYFILEGWVKVRRLGSNQTEHTLAILGPGDFFGEMAILDEAPRSTDVVALTRAEIMAVPSQKFTQVLLREPKLNYRMLQLMAQRLRQTNSRIEAMTYPPAVKLANVLVGLGQRYGQPSGGMTATLCNVPAKDLADIASIGTEEAEKLMERFAAKGWLKVDPQAQTLNILNLSQLRQLIEQQILAAGHG, translated from the coding sequence ATGGAAACCGGAGATTTTAGTAAGCTTTTCCCCCTGTTTGATACAGGTTCAGCAGAGGCCCTCGGAGGGATGTTAGGCGTGGCCTGGCAAAATGAGTATCCCGCTAACCGGGCAATTTTGATTGAAGATGCCTGGGGGAATGCCGTCTATTTCATTTTGGAAGGCTGGGTCAAAGTCCGCCGCTTAGGGAGCAATCAGACTGAACATACGCTGGCTATTCTCGGGCCTGGGGATTTCTTTGGGGAGATGGCTATTTTAGATGAAGCACCGCGCTCGACCGATGTTGTCGCTTTGACACGGGCAGAAATCATGGCAGTACCTTCACAAAAATTTACCCAAGTCTTGTTGCGGGAACCAAAGTTAAATTATCGAATGTTACAACTGATGGCCCAGCGGTTACGCCAGACGAACTCCCGTATCGAAGCCATGACCTATCCGCCGGCCGTCAAGTTGGCCAATGTCCTGGTGGGGTTAGGGCAGCGCTATGGGCAACCCAGTGGTGGAATGACAGCGACCCTCTGTAATGTCCCGGCCAAAGATCTGGCAGATATCGCTAGTATTGGAACAGAGGAAGCTGAGAAGTTGATGGAACGGTTTGCGGCTAAAGGCTGGCTAAAAGTTGACCCCCAGGCCCAGACCCTTAACATCCTCAACTTGTCGCAGCTACGGCAATTAATTGAACAGCAAATTCTCGCTGCCGGTCATGGGTAG
- a CDS encoding nucleoside triphosphate pyrophosphatase, with translation MPTLILASASPARRQLLANAGISAQVQVSHVDESAFNHRDPHALVQALAQAKATVIAQRLHSPALVLGCDSVLVLEEEIYGKPQDAQEAILRWQQMRGKTGQLLTGHALLDSYQQKSLVNVDCTEVTFAPVSDAEIMAYVESEEPLACAGCFALDGRGGLFVSEIKGNPSNVIGLSLPLLRQMLQELGYQVTDFWQS, from the coding sequence ATGCCCACCCTGATTCTTGCCTCTGCTTCCCCAGCCCGCCGCCAACTCTTGGCCAATGCTGGAATTTCCGCCCAAGTCCAAGTCAGTCATGTGGACGAGTCGGCCTTTAATCATAGGGATCCCCATGCGTTAGTCCAAGCCCTGGCCCAGGCCAAAGCCACCGTTATTGCCCAGCGTCTCCACAGCCCAGCCTTGGTGCTCGGTTGCGATTCAGTGTTAGTGCTTGAGGAGGAAATTTATGGCAAACCCCAAGATGCACAGGAAGCAATTCTGCGTTGGCAACAGATGCGGGGCAAAACCGGACAACTCTTAACGGGGCACGCCTTATTAGATAGCTATCAACAGAAATCCTTGGTCAATGTGGATTGTACGGAAGTCACCTTTGCCCCGGTTAGCGATGCCGAAATTATGGCCTACGTCGAGAGTGAAGAACCCCTGGCCTGTGCCGGTTGTTTTGCCTTGGATGGCCGGGGCGGCCTATTTGTCAGTGAAATTAAGGGCAATCCTAGTAACGTCATTGGCTTAAGTCTGCCGCTGTTGCGCCAAATGCTCCAAGAACTGGGCTATCAAGTTACGGATTTTTGGCAGAGTTGA
- a CDS encoding L,D-transpeptidase translates to MLAAHWRSSLRSLILISLLGLSPSWGIEAAQANQPAWQEWAIQSGQIATQSIATNLWLELNITRRRLTLYLGNQALKTYPVAVGKPGWETPVGKFMVKEMIRNPDWANPFDGRVIRAGHPRNPLGRRWIGFWTDGEDWIGFHGTPDPQYVGQAVSHGCVRMKNQDIEELFEKVALGTPVKVVR, encoded by the coding sequence ATGCTTGCTGCCCATTGGCGATCCTCACTGCGAAGTTTAATCTTGATTAGTCTTTTGGGGCTAAGTCCGTCTTGGGGAATAGAGGCGGCCCAAGCCAACCAACCGGCCTGGCAGGAGTGGGCGATTCAATCGGGACAAATTGCCACCCAATCCATCGCAACTAACCTCTGGCTAGAATTGAACATCACTCGCCGCCGTTTAACGCTTTATTTAGGTAATCAAGCCCTGAAGACCTATCCCGTGGCGGTGGGGAAACCAGGCTGGGAAACCCCTGTGGGAAAATTCATGGTTAAGGAAATGATCCGGAATCCCGATTGGGCTAATCCCTTTGATGGCAGAGTGATTCGGGCTGGACATCCCCGCAACCCCCTTGGCCGGCGTTGGATTGGCTTTTGGACCGATGGCGAGGATTGGATTGGCTTTCACGGGACTCCAGATCCGCAATATGTTGGCCAGGCCGTGTCTCATGGCTGTGTACGGATGAAAAACCAAGATATAGAAGAACTCTTTGAAAAAGTTGCCCTTGGGACTCCCGTCAAAGTCGTTCGCTAA
- a CDS encoding nuclear transport factor 2 family protein — MSASPVEVVENYFTALQAKDLKKLPLADTIIFTDPLAGTLTSQTAVVAFLSNVLPILQAITIHYHVQDQNRVVTRWDAQTTLGMIEILEWFEISDGHIQVAQAFFDPRVITQTR; from the coding sequence ATGTCAGCATCCCCAGTTGAGGTTGTTGAAAATTATTTCACTGCTCTCCAGGCCAAGGACTTAAAGAAACTCCCGTTAGCAGACACGATCATTTTTACGGATCCATTGGCAGGGACATTAACCAGTCAGACGGCGGTGGTCGCATTTTTGAGCAATGTTTTACCGATTCTCCAGGCCATCACAATTCATTACCATGTGCAAGATCAAAACCGAGTCGTTACCCGTTGGGATGCCCAGACAACCTTGGGTATGATTGAGATTCTGGAATGGTTTGAAATTTCTGACGGTCACATTCAGGTTGCCCAGGCCTTTTTTGACCCGCGAGTGATAACCCAGACCCGATAA
- the cofH gene encoding 7,8-didemethyl-8-hydroxy-5-deazariboflavin synthase subunit CofH: MPPVESITIPTPQEQVAEILGPVLDGKSLTPQAGECLLKVASQFPTSDLAVIPPGLGQIQAAADQLRAKRVGETVTYVINRNINFTNICEQHCGFCAFRRDAYTPGAYWLDLEEILRKAGEAVTLGATEICLQGGLNPQAQANGSTLNYYATIMRELKSAFPHLHLHAFSPQEIEFIARQDDRGFVDVLAHLQAQGLDSLPGTAAEVLVDRVRQIICPEKLKTETWLEIVTTAHRLGLPTTSTMLCGHIETPAEQIQHLEHLRQLQQTALENHYPGRITEFILLPYVGEQAPLALRKRVGRSQPDLLQTLALTAVARLYLGDWIPNHQPSWVKLGLEGAKMALTWGCNDLGGTLMEEHITTMAGAKGGTGLTPQELQVAITSLGRPAQQRTTLYQPLGDPIHGSLG; encoded by the coding sequence ATGCCGCCAGTAGAATCCATCACCATACCCACTCCTCAAGAACAGGTTGCGGAGATTTTAGGGCCAGTCCTAGATGGTAAATCTTTGACACCCCAGGCCGGAGAATGTTTACTCAAGGTTGCCAGTCAATTCCCCACCTCAGATTTAGCTGTTATTCCCCCAGGCCTGGGTCAAATTCAAGCCGCGGCGGATCAACTCCGGGCCAAACGGGTGGGTGAGACCGTGACCTATGTAATTAATCGGAATATCAACTTCACCAATATCTGTGAGCAACATTGTGGGTTTTGTGCCTTTCGCCGCGATGCGTATACACCCGGAGCCTACTGGTTAGATTTAGAGGAAATTTTACGCAAAGCTGGGGAAGCCGTTACGTTGGGAGCGACGGAAATTTGTCTCCAGGGCGGTTTGAATCCCCAGGCCCAGGCCAATGGTTCAACCCTCAACTATTACGCCACAATTATGCGAGAACTTAAATCTGCCTTCCCGCACCTCCATTTACACGCTTTTTCTCCCCAAGAAATTGAGTTTATTGCCCGCCAAGATGACCGGGGATTTGTGGATGTTCTCGCCCATCTCCAGGCCCAGGGTTTGGATTCCTTGCCCGGAACAGCGGCCGAAGTGTTGGTGGATCGGGTGCGTCAAATTATTTGCCCAGAAAAACTCAAAACTGAAACTTGGCTCGAGATTGTCACCACTGCCCACCGCTTAGGTTTACCCACCACTAGCACTATGCTTTGCGGCCACATTGAAACCCCAGCCGAGCAAATTCAACACCTGGAACATCTGCGCCAACTCCAACAAACCGCCCTTGAAAACCACTACCCTGGCCGGATTACGGAATTTATTTTGCTGCCCTATGTGGGAGAACAGGCTCCTCTAGCATTACGGAAACGAGTCGGCCGCTCACAACCCGATTTACTCCAGACGCTGGCTTTAACCGCCGTGGCTCGCTTGTATTTAGGCGATTGGATCCCCAATCATCAACCCAGTTGGGTCAAACTTGGCCTGGAGGGGGCAAAAATGGCCTTGACCTGGGGCTGTAATGATCTCGGTGGCACCCTAATGGAAGAACACATTACGACCATGGCCGGGGCCAAAGGCGGTACAGGCTTAACTCCCCAGGAACTTCAAGTGGCCATTACCAGTCTTGGGCGGCCGGCCCAACAACGCACCACCCTCTATCAACCCCTAGGAGACCCGATTCATGGCTCGCTTGGCTAA
- a CDS encoding DUF3352 domain-containing protein, translating to MARLAKKNPRSLAWIAGGMVLVGVAGAGIWWWQTQAKLGQLPDGVTLIPESALYTITVTTEAPPWQWVQAAGLFQSQAWLRGPWGPVSPEGIKIGDLDFTRDILPWLGAQATFTGLPITPATALQSSDSPVAWILPIPDQAKIEPLLNTLKQQTQRDYNGVPIYNVPGPLGEVAGQGITLITQGEKQYLAWSNINAALEQVIDTAQGKPALAQVSRYQDAVIATGGEGPQAQFYLNIPAYTAQNTPSPTPPDSELAGLAAALRFQDNQLRIKAITWLPEKSERALLPEANVSQIPQKLPGTTLATFTTSNFQASWQNAPQDWQNSISQGFQQLSGLNLEQEVLPWLKGEFALAIVPVPNARLNVVGLVVVAQTKDRPKAVATLEKLDQTAQQRAWQVTKDTEKQTTTWTMPPGIPLGQHGWLDQDTLFIALGPNLTEALLPRPNPPLSQGPLFRATLPNPGSSQLFVDFNRTFSLTQNSPILPQLAPPFQQALQPFQGLGIAGRVRNSWSQEYEIRLNLNNP from the coding sequence ATGGCTCGCTTGGCTAAGAAAAATCCCCGCTCCCTGGCTTGGATAGCAGGTGGTATGGTCTTGGTGGGAGTAGCCGGAGCCGGAATCTGGTGGTGGCAAACCCAGGCCAAGTTGGGCCAATTACCGGATGGTGTGACTCTCATTCCCGAATCAGCCCTCTATACCATCACGGTGACTACGGAAGCTCCCCCTTGGCAATGGGTACAGGCAGCAGGTTTATTTCAATCCCAGGCCTGGTTACGGGGGCCATGGGGGCCAGTCTCACCGGAGGGGATTAAAATCGGGGACTTGGATTTCACCAGGGATATTCTGCCTTGGTTAGGCGCGCAGGCCACGTTTACCGGCTTACCCATCACCCCCGCCACGGCCCTCCAGTCCAGTGATTCGCCTGTGGCCTGGATTTTACCCATTCCCGATCAGGCCAAAATTGAGCCTCTCCTGAATACCCTCAAGCAACAAACCCAACGCGATTACAACGGGGTACCAATTTATAACGTCCCTGGGCCTTTGGGCGAAGTTGCGGGTCAAGGCATCACCCTGATCACTCAAGGTGAGAAACAATACCTGGCCTGGAGCAACATCAACGCAGCCCTGGAACAGGTGATTGATACCGCCCAAGGCAAACCAGCCTTAGCCCAAGTCTCCCGTTACCAAGATGCTGTGATTGCCACAGGCGGCGAAGGCCCCCAGGCCCAGTTTTATCTCAATATCCCAGCCTACACAGCCCAAAATACTCCCTCCCCAACCCCACCAGATTCTGAGTTGGCCGGTCTGGCGGCGGCCCTGCGCTTCCAGGATAACCAACTGCGGATTAAGGCTATAACGTGGCTACCGGAAAAAAGTGAACGCGCCCTCCTCCCGGAAGCCAATGTCAGTCAGATACCCCAAAAGCTCCCTGGGACTACCCTGGCCACCTTTACCACCAGTAATTTTCAAGCCAGTTGGCAGAACGCCCCCCAAGACTGGCAAAACAGTATTAGCCAGGGATTCCAGCAACTATCTGGCCTGAATCTGGAGCAAGAGGTTTTACCTTGGCTTAAGGGGGAGTTTGCCCTCGCGATTGTGCCTGTCCCCAATGCCCGCTTAAATGTGGTTGGCCTGGTGGTGGTGGCCCAAACCAAAGACCGCCCTAAAGCGGTTGCAACCCTGGAAAAGCTAGATCAAACCGCCCAACAGCGGGCCTGGCAAGTCACAAAAGATACGGAGAAACAAACCACCACCTGGACAATGCCCCCCGGAATTCCCCTCGGTCAACATGGCTGGTTGGATCAGGACACCCTATTTATTGCCCTCGGCCCGAACTTGACCGAGGCCCTTTTGCCGCGACCCAATCCCCCCTTAAGCCAAGGCCCCCTCTTTCGAGCCACCCTACCCAATCCCGGCAGTAGTCAATTATTTGTGGACTTTAATAGAACATTTTCCTTAACCCAAAACAGTCCCATCCTCCCCCAACTCGCTCCCCCCTTCCAACAAGCTCTACAACCCTTTCAAGGCCTGGGAATTGCTGGCCGAGTCCGCAATAGCTGGAGTCAAGAGTATGAAATTCGCCTCAACTTGAACAATCCCTAA
- a CDS encoding DciA family protein, with the protein MPLAPIDRVLVRLQEDPAWSEPQRFWFILQAWNEIVGEVVARQAQPVTILPPHRLQVAVANSVWAQTLSFERLRILAKLNQRLPVPLQDIHFSSRDWPIKRPLQKLTNRSELPLVRSQPRLHKPAPPSAQAAFSQWSTAVQKFTARLPLCPQCQCPTPRPELDQWKMCGLCHARQTA; encoded by the coding sequence ATGCCCCTTGCCCCCATTGATCGGGTTTTAGTCCGTCTCCAGGAGGATCCGGCCTGGTCTGAGCCGCAACGGTTTTGGTTTATTCTCCAGGCCTGGAATGAAATTGTCGGAGAGGTTGTCGCCCGCCAGGCCCAGCCCGTAACCATTCTGCCGCCCCATCGTCTCCAAGTTGCGGTGGCCAATAGCGTTTGGGCCCAGACTTTGAGCTTTGAACGGCTGCGAATTTTGGCCAAACTGAATCAACGGCTCCCTGTTCCCCTCCAAGATATTCACTTTTCCAGTCGGGATTGGCCCATTAAACGGCCGCTGCAAAAATTGACTAACCGCTCCGAATTGCCACTAGTTCGGAGTCAACCCCGCCTCCACAAGCCTGCTCCCCCCTCAGCCCAAGCCGCTTTTAGTCAATGGTCAACCGCTGTCCAGAAATTTACGGCCCGCCTTCCCTTATGTCCCCAGTGTCAATGTCCCACCCCCCGTCCGGAACTGGATCAGTGGAAAATGTGCGGACTCTGCCATGCCCGTCAAACCGCTTAG
- a CDS encoding PD-(D/E)XK nuclease family protein, producing the protein MPLLDEPLTTDPLVETPGLSLTQSSLQALAYCPRKFQYLYLDQLGLPNFQAKATANLGVDLPQDLGTWFHRLLQQRELGLDITPLLQGNEPLPSWYEAFQAAPPPMILGQRDSEHRRQVILGPVTLVGIYDLVIWGKSQAQILDWKTYQRPQTPQYLQHHWQTRLYPYLLAATTDYPPESIVMTYWFALGDDGQHSLSFRYSQALHRQTQQRLEQFVQRLEAWLLAYDQGNPLPQVDPLQGRCPSCEFAYRCHRQVPANTTDTGFEPEILLQSVQSYPEISLSLWDDGTVD; encoded by the coding sequence ATGCCCCTACTGGACGAACCCTTGACCACTGATCCTCTTGTTGAGACACCGGGCCTATCCCTGACCCAAAGCTCGCTCCAAGCCCTGGCCTATTGTCCCCGCAAGTTCCAATATCTCTATTTAGATCAGTTGGGGTTGCCAAATTTCCAGGCCAAAGCCACGGCCAACTTAGGGGTAGATTTACCGCAAGACCTGGGGACTTGGTTTCATCGGCTGCTGCAACAACGGGAACTGGGTTTAGACATTACCCCACTCTTGCAGGGAAATGAGCCACTGCCGTCATGGTATGAGGCCTTCCAAGCAGCACCCCCGCCAATGATTTTAGGGCAACGGGATAGTGAACATCGGCGGCAAGTCATATTGGGGCCTGTCACTCTGGTGGGTATCTATGATTTAGTCATTTGGGGTAAAAGCCAGGCCCAGATTTTAGATTGGAAAACCTATCAACGCCCCCAAACACCCCAATATTTGCAGCACCACTGGCAAACGCGGCTGTATCCCTATTTATTAGCCGCCACCACAGATTATCCCCCCGAGTCAATTGTCATGACCTACTGGTTTGCCCTTGGGGATGATGGCCAACATAGTTTGAGCTTTCGCTATAGCCAGGCTCTCCATCGACAAACCCAGCAGAGATTGGAGCAGTTCGTCCAACGCCTGGAAGCTTGGTTATTGGCCTATGACCAGGGAAACCCCTTACCCCAAGTTGATCCCCTCCAAGGTCGCTGTCCAAGCTGTGAATTTGCCTATCGCTGCCACCGACAAGTTCCAGCCAACACCACAGATACAGGATTTGAGCCAGAAATTTTGTTGCAGTCTGTCCAGAGTTACCCGGAAATTTCTCTATCCCTCTGGGATGATGGGACTGTTGACTGA
- a CDS encoding superoxide dismutase, with the protein MTDKSCSRRQAMVWCSTALASWALFPPKTLAASSPTGVYVLPPLPYAYNALEPYIDAETMEFHHDKHHAAYVNNLNAALQKYPQWSGLRIEELLEKLDQLPNDIRQTVRNNGGGHANHSLFWESMSPAAGGKPRGKLATAMQARFGSFEDFQAQFNSAGLKQFGSGWVWLGLGQDGTLQVFTTPNQDSPLSQGITPLLGNDVWEHAYYLSYRNRRDQYLQAWWNVVNWDKIGERYEQATG; encoded by the coding sequence ATGACAGACAAATCCTGTAGTCGCCGCCAGGCCATGGTCTGGTGTAGCACAGCCTTGGCTAGCTGGGCCCTATTTCCCCCTAAAACTCTGGCTGCCTCATCCCCGACTGGTGTTTATGTCCTGCCTCCTTTACCCTATGCCTACAATGCCCTTGAGCCTTACATTGATGCTGAAACCATGGAATTTCACCATGATAAGCACCATGCAGCCTACGTCAACAATCTCAACGCTGCCCTACAAAAATATCCCCAGTGGTCTGGCTTGCGGATTGAAGAACTCCTGGAAAAACTAGACCAGCTTCCCAATGACATTCGGCAAACGGTCAGAAATAATGGCGGCGGTCATGCCAATCACAGTTTATTTTGGGAGAGCATGAGTCCGGCGGCAGGGGGCAAACCCAGAGGGAAATTAGCTACGGCAATGCAAGCCCGCTTTGGCAGCTTTGAGGATTTCCAGGCCCAGTTCAATAGCGCAGGTCTAAAGCAATTTGGCAGTGGTTGGGTTTGGCTAGGGTTGGGCCAAGATGGCACATTACAGGTTTTCACAACCCCCAATCAGGATAGCCCCCTCAGCCAAGGCATCACCCCGTTGTTGGGCAATGATGTTTGGGAGCACGCCTACTATTTGTCCTATCGGAATCGCCGGGATCAATATCTCCAGGCCTGGTGGAATGTGGTGAATTGGGACAAAATCGGAGAACGCTATGAGCAAGCTACGGGATAA
- a CDS encoding DUF4278 domain-containing protein yields the protein MKLTYRGQNYEANTAHPDTVVTDVTVKYRGVEYKLRDLLPAKVWTLF from the coding sequence ATGAAACTTACCTACCGCGGTCAAAACTACGAAGCAAACACAGCTCATCCTGATACTGTTGTGACTGATGTAACCGTGAAATATCGGGGGGTGGAATACAAGCTGCGGGATCTTCTGCCAGCAAAAGTCTGGACATTGTTCTAG